Proteins from a genomic interval of Onychostoma macrolepis isolate SWU-2019 chromosome 17, ASM1243209v1, whole genome shotgun sequence:
- the xkr5b gene encoding XK-related protein 5b isoform X2 encodes MQNRKGSAIIWSHVCLYSFSGVIVLLEKAALVLCFTHYLWMGKELLAWLTLALCLPLTLVQLLSLKWYITDAERSKPSLLLVHCLHLGIYHRLWCCMKSQGGQVKFGALLMQQADVSALCLIEALTFSLPQSLLQTYSLFTFHPGFLSPVVLCVGLSLLNVSWFLVLYSRSCFLLRPGHLHMTPAAMLCQLIWRGGMLGARVASLMFFCSFHWLIMTFWQVSQQTDICINRASWRLFNFILGAMHIFLFLNVKDGPSRYRMTGFYLLMLLENTFLLLLASDSLSGISWDSMSVPLNVLCSFLIGVIFVVLYYRFLHPKSTEILQSLRLQMSLTTIDRTTDMDCKDTTLESSTHKHGTFSATGFAPDKQAGGSSVQPLEGDRHHHHMLICLALKTGNTDKINCMYGDRGLSVILETDDAPDIDSGGDGRYQPNMEAGEQSKSCPVENREGFSVAEVRQQSPEKGAVYNTCPADCSSTVYFSAEPHSSYSVSDATLDKESMAVISPIMNGAALHLTAKQLFNRNPCYTSTPIPDLKTMQSTSPRPGGVRRQVHF; translated from the exons ATGCAGAATCGAAAGGGAAGTGCGATCATATGGAGTCACGTCTGCCTCTACTCTTTTTCAGGAGTCATTGTTTTATTGGAGAAAGCGGCAC TTGTACTGTGCTTTACTCACTACCTCTGGATGGGAAAGGAGCTGCTGGCCTGGCTGACTCTGGCTCTGTGTCTACCTCTCACGCTTGTGCAGCTGCTCAGTCTGAAGTGGTACATCACTGATGCAGAACGATCCAAGCCCTCACTTCTCCTTGTGCACTGTCTGCATCTGGGCATCTATCACAG GTTATGGTGCTGCATGAAGTCTCAGGGTGGGCAGGTTAAGTTTGGTGCATTATTAATGCAGCAGGCTGATGTGTCTGCTCTGTGCCTGATCGAGGCCCTGACATTTAGCCTGCCTCAAAGTCTACTGCAGACCTACAGTTTATTCACCTTTCACCCTGGCTTTCTGTCACCAG TGGTCTTATGTGTCGGGCTGAGCCTGCTGAATGTGTCCTGGTTTCTGGTCCTGTACAGCCGCTCATGCTTTCTGCTCCGTCCCGGTCACTTGCACATGACTCCCGCTGCAATGCTGTGCCAGCTCATATGGAGAGGGGGCATGCTGGGTGCCAGGGTGGCCAGCCTCATGTTCTTCTGCA GTTTCCACTGGCTCATTATGACATTCTGGCAAGTGTCCCAGCAGACAGACATATGCATTAACCGTGCTTCCTGGCGGCTCTTCAACTTCATCTTAGGGGCAATGCACATTTTCCTGTTTCTTAACGTTAAAGATGGGCCTTCTCGGTATCGCATGACTGGATTCTATTTG CTAATGTTGCTGGAGAACACGTTCCTTCTGCTTCTGGCATCAGACTCGCTCAGCGGGATTTCGTGGGACAGCATGAGTGTTCCTCTGAATGTCTTATGCAGCTTCCTTATCG GTGTGATTTTTGTTGTTCTTTACTACCGATTTCTTCATCCAAAATCTACGGAGATCCTCCAGAGTCTGAGACTCCAAATGAGCCTGACAACTATTGACAGAACAACCGACATGGACTGCAAGGACACAACACTCGAATCCTCCACACACAAGCATGGCACTTTCTCAGCGACTGGTTTTGCTCCTGACAAGCAGGCAGGAGGTTCTTCTGTTCAGCCTCTAGAGGGCGACCGGCACCATCATCATATGCTAATATGTCTGGCTCTCAAAACTGGAAACACAGACAAGATTAACTGCATGTATGGAGACAGAGGGCTTTCAGTCATTCTGGAGACTGATGATGCACCCGACATAGACTCTGGAGGGGACGGTCGTTACCAGCCAAACATGGAAGCAGGTGAACAATCTAAAAGCTGTCCAGTTGAAAACCGTGAGGGATTTTCTGTTGCTGAAGTGAGACAACAGTCTCCAGAGAAGGGTGCAGTGTATAACACCTGCCCTGCGGACTGCAGTAGCACTGTTTACTTTAGTGCAGAACCCCACTCCTCTTATAGTGTCAGCGATGCTACGTTAGATAAAGAGAGTATGGCTGTGATCAGTCCCATTATGAATGGAGCTGCGCTGCACCTGACTGCCAAACAGCTGTTCAACAGGAACCCATGTTATACCTCAACTCCAATACCAGACCTCAAAACAATGCAGAGTACAAGTCCTCGACCAGGAGGGGTGAGAAGACAGGTACATTTTTAA
- the xkr5b gene encoding XK-related protein 5b isoform X1 — protein MQNRKGSAIIWSHVCLYSFSGVIVLLEKAALVLCFTHYLWMGKELLAWLTLALCLPLTLVQLLSLKWYITDAERSKPSLLLVHCLHLGIYHRLWCCMKSQGGQVKFGALLMQQADVSALCLIEALTFSLPQSLLQTYSLFTFHPGFLSPVVLCVGLSLLNVSWFLVLYSRSCFLLRPGHLHMTPAAMLCQLIWRGGMLGARVASLMFFCSTFHWWFCGVVGFHWLIMTFWQVSQQTDICINRASWRLFNFILGAMHIFLFLNVKDGPSRYRMTGFYLLMLLENTFLLLLASDSLSGISWDSMSVPLNVLCSFLIGVIFVVLYYRFLHPKSTEILQSLRLQMSLTTIDRTTDMDCKDTTLESSTHKHGTFSATGFAPDKQAGGSSVQPLEGDRHHHHMLICLALKTGNTDKINCMYGDRGLSVILETDDAPDIDSGGDGRYQPNMEAGEQSKSCPVENREGFSVAEVRQQSPEKGAVYNTCPADCSSTVYFSAEPHSSYSVSDATLDKESMAVISPIMNGAALHLTAKQLFNRNPCYTSTPIPDLKTMQSTSPRPGGVRRQVHF, from the exons ATGCAGAATCGAAAGGGAAGTGCGATCATATGGAGTCACGTCTGCCTCTACTCTTTTTCAGGAGTCATTGTTTTATTGGAGAAAGCGGCAC TTGTACTGTGCTTTACTCACTACCTCTGGATGGGAAAGGAGCTGCTGGCCTGGCTGACTCTGGCTCTGTGTCTACCTCTCACGCTTGTGCAGCTGCTCAGTCTGAAGTGGTACATCACTGATGCAGAACGATCCAAGCCCTCACTTCTCCTTGTGCACTGTCTGCATCTGGGCATCTATCACAG GTTATGGTGCTGCATGAAGTCTCAGGGTGGGCAGGTTAAGTTTGGTGCATTATTAATGCAGCAGGCTGATGTGTCTGCTCTGTGCCTGATCGAGGCCCTGACATTTAGCCTGCCTCAAAGTCTACTGCAGACCTACAGTTTATTCACCTTTCACCCTGGCTTTCTGTCACCAG TGGTCTTATGTGTCGGGCTGAGCCTGCTGAATGTGTCCTGGTTTCTGGTCCTGTACAGCCGCTCATGCTTTCTGCTCCGTCCCGGTCACTTGCACATGACTCCCGCTGCAATGCTGTGCCAGCTCATATGGAGAGGGGGCATGCTGGGTGCCAGGGTGGCCAGCCTCATGTTCTTCTGCAGTACGTTTCACTGGTGGTTCTGTGGAGTCGTGG GTTTCCACTGGCTCATTATGACATTCTGGCAAGTGTCCCAGCAGACAGACATATGCATTAACCGTGCTTCCTGGCGGCTCTTCAACTTCATCTTAGGGGCAATGCACATTTTCCTGTTTCTTAACGTTAAAGATGGGCCTTCTCGGTATCGCATGACTGGATTCTATTTG CTAATGTTGCTGGAGAACACGTTCCTTCTGCTTCTGGCATCAGACTCGCTCAGCGGGATTTCGTGGGACAGCATGAGTGTTCCTCTGAATGTCTTATGCAGCTTCCTTATCG GTGTGATTTTTGTTGTTCTTTACTACCGATTTCTTCATCCAAAATCTACGGAGATCCTCCAGAGTCTGAGACTCCAAATGAGCCTGACAACTATTGACAGAACAACCGACATGGACTGCAAGGACACAACACTCGAATCCTCCACACACAAGCATGGCACTTTCTCAGCGACTGGTTTTGCTCCTGACAAGCAGGCAGGAGGTTCTTCTGTTCAGCCTCTAGAGGGCGACCGGCACCATCATCATATGCTAATATGTCTGGCTCTCAAAACTGGAAACACAGACAAGATTAACTGCATGTATGGAGACAGAGGGCTTTCAGTCATTCTGGAGACTGATGATGCACCCGACATAGACTCTGGAGGGGACGGTCGTTACCAGCCAAACATGGAAGCAGGTGAACAATCTAAAAGCTGTCCAGTTGAAAACCGTGAGGGATTTTCTGTTGCTGAAGTGAGACAACAGTCTCCAGAGAAGGGTGCAGTGTATAACACCTGCCCTGCGGACTGCAGTAGCACTGTTTACTTTAGTGCAGAACCCCACTCCTCTTATAGTGTCAGCGATGCTACGTTAGATAAAGAGAGTATGGCTGTGATCAGTCCCATTATGAATGGAGCTGCGCTGCACCTGACTGCCAAACAGCTGTTCAACAGGAACCCATGTTATACCTCAACTCCAATACCAGACCTCAAAACAATGCAGAGTACAAGTCCTCGACCAGGAGGGGTGAGAAGACAGGTACATTTTTAA
- the ctsba gene encoding cathepsin B, producing the protein MKDRMWRLAFLCVISALSVSWARPRLAPLSHEMVNFINKANTTWKAGHNFHDVDYSYVKRLCGTLLKGPRLPVMVQYADYFKLPTNFDAREQWPNCPTLKEIRDQGSCGSCWAFGAAEAISDRVCIHSNAKVSVEISAQDLLTCCDSCGMGCNGGYPSAAWSFWNSDGLVTGGLYNSHIGCRPYTIEPCEHHVNGSRPPCSGEGGDTPNCDMSCETGYSPSYKQDKYFGKTSYSVPSNQKDIMKELYKNGPVEGAFTVYEDFLLYKSGVYQHVSGSALGGHAIKILGWGEENGVPYWLAANSWNTDWGDNGYFKILRGEDHCGIESEIVAGIPQ; encoded by the exons ATGAAAGACAG AATGTGGCGGCTGGCTTTCCTGTGCGTGATCTCAGCCCTTTCGGTTAGCTGGGCTCGTCCTCGCCTCGCTCCCCTCTCCCATGAGATGGTCAATTTCATCaataaagcaaacactacttgGAAG GCTGGGCACAACTTCCATGATGTGGACTACAGCTATGTGAAGAGGCTGTGTGGGACTTTGCTGAAAGGACCCAGACTCCCTGTCAT GGTACAGTATGCTGATTACTTCAAGCTCCCCACTAACTTTGATGCCAGAGAGCAGTGGCCCAACTGCCCCACTCTtaaagagatcagagaccaggGGTCTTGCGGGTCATGCTGG GCATTTGGGGCTGCTGAAGCCATATCTGACAGAGTATGCATCCACAGCAATGCCAAAGTGAGTGTGGAGATCTCCGCTCAGGACCTGCTTACCTGCTGTGACAGCTGTGGTATGGG ATGTAATGGTGGATACCCTTCTGCTGCTTGGAGTTTCTGGAACTCAGATGGTCTGGTCACTGGTGGACTGTATAACTCCCATATTG GCTGTCGTCCGTACACCATTGAACCCTGTGAGCATCATGTGAATGGCAGTCGCCCTCCTTGTTCTGGAGAGGGTGGAGACACTCCTAACTGTGACATGTCCTGTGAAACTGGCTACAGCCCCTCTTACAAGCAGGACAAATACTTTG GAAAGACGTCCTATAGTGTCCCATCTAATCAGAAGGACATTATGAAAGAGCTCTACAAGAATGGCCCAGTAGAGGGAGCTTTCACGGTCTATGAGGACTTCCTGCTGTATAAATCTG GTGTATATCAGCACGTGAGTGGCTCTGCACTAGGTGGTCATGCCATTAAGATCCTGGGCTGGGGAGAGGAGAATGGTGTCCCCTACTGGCTTGCTGCTAACTCCTGGAACACTGACTGGGGTGATAATG GATATTTCAAGATTCTCCGAGGTGAGGACCACTGTGGCATTGAATCTGAAATTGTGGCTGGAATCCCACAGTAA
- the cgref1 gene encoding cell growth regulator with EF hand domain protein 1 yields the protein MQTYGAALLSSAGVGFIMELTAAARGTGVAKRSSGAVNMITTRLLFLLILPSLSLCAPQLQQTLSDDIVVPDLANPFGSSEDNRRLLQSYIKSSLKEGQTSPELNTREQEVFFLFSLYDYDRSGQMDGLELIQLLTDFLTYHEMLPKSVDSVVSLVDYLLQTQDLNQDGLLAPSELLSPTIDHLQENKIVPPGPPAGEALNREQTHAKSEDAVSETHQDVVVNQESQHENETQDSAKENMEAENHNQIPEKLEENQDQLQPPEEQEMKEDQEQKNMQVHQEQ from the exons ATGCAAACATACGGGGCTGCGCTGCTCTCATCAGCCGGGGTGGGTTTCATCATGGAGCTAACCGCCGCTGCGAGAGGTACAG GTGTGGCAAAGCGATCCAGTGGAGCAGTTAATATGATCACAACACGGCTTCTGTTCCTGCTCATCCTCCCTTCTCTGAGTCTGTGTGCTCCACAACTTCAGCAAACACTCAG TGATGATATTGTTGTACCAGACCTTGCAAATCCTTTTGGCTCCAGCGAAGACAACCGCAG GCTCTTGCAAAGCTACATCAAGAGCAGCCTGAAGGAAGGACAGACCAGTCCAGAGCTGAACACAAGGGAACAAG AGgtatttttccttttctctcTGTACGACTATGACAGAAGTGGGCAGATGGATGGCCTTGAACTGATTCAACTACTAACAGATTTTCTGACTTATCATGAAATGCTGCCAAAGTCTGTAGATTCT GTTGTATCTTTGGTGGATTATCTGCTACAAACTCAAGATCTGAACCAGGATGGACTACTGGCTCCCTCAGAGCTGTTATCACCCACGATAGACCATTTGCAAGAAAACAAAATTGTTCCCCCTGGTCCACCTGCTGGGGAAGCCTTAAATCGGGAGCAAACACATGCAAAGTCAGAGGATGCCGTTTCTGAAACTCACCAAGATGTAGTGGTCAACCAAGAGTCTCAACATGAAAATGAGACACAGGACTCAGCTAAAGAAAACATGGAGGCTGAGAATCACAACCAGATACCTGAAAAGCTTGAAGAAAATCAGGACCAACTGCAGCCTCCTGAAGAGCAGGAGATGAAAGAGGATCAGGAACAGAAGAACATGCAAGTCCATCAAGAGCAATAA